A single window of Brevundimonas vitisensis DNA harbors:
- a CDS encoding alpha/beta hydrolase: MTGEIDLQAPDAESQYNNRARVPDHPVVMDRWKALALAARAAHPPETLAYGPGPREVMDIFDAGPGTPIAVFLHGGYWQALDKDWFTGIAPAFIRHGVSLAVPSYDLAPTVRLGTILKQVRVAMDVMRDRNGGQRPVVFGHSAGGHMAACMLSEARAGAAVAISGLFDLRPLIGTSLNTALDLDENEAAALSPVFWPIPNGSTPGGTVLDCIVGGEESAEFLRQSRMMADHWANNGVETRYQALPGLNHFTVLDPLFDADSALVRRIVDLAKQ, encoded by the coding sequence GTGACAGGCGAGATCGACCTCCAGGCCCCCGACGCGGAAAGCCAGTACAACAACCGCGCCCGCGTGCCGGACCATCCGGTCGTCATGGACCGGTGGAAGGCTCTGGCTCTGGCCGCCCGCGCTGCCCATCCGCCCGAGACCCTGGCCTATGGTCCCGGCCCGCGCGAGGTGATGGACATTTTCGATGCCGGACCTGGCACCCCCATCGCGGTCTTCCTGCACGGCGGCTACTGGCAGGCCCTGGACAAGGATTGGTTCACCGGCATCGCCCCCGCCTTCATCCGGCACGGCGTCAGCCTGGCGGTTCCCTCATACGACTTGGCCCCCACAGTCCGCCTCGGCACCATACTGAAACAGGTCCGCGTCGCCATGGACGTGATGCGCGACCGAAATGGCGGCCAGCGGCCGGTCGTCTTCGGCCATTCCGCCGGCGGTCATATGGCGGCCTGCATGCTGTCAGAGGCCCGGGCCGGGGCCGCTGTCGCCATCAGCGGCCTCTTTGACCTGCGCCCCTTGATCGGGACCTCGCTGAACACCGCACTCGACCTCGACGAGAACGAGGCCGCGGCCCTGTCGCCGGTCTTCTGGCCCATCCCCAACGGCTCGACGCCGGGCGGCACGGTGCTGGACTGCATCGTCGGCGGCGAGGAAAGCGCCGAGTTCCTGCGCCAGTCCCGCATGATGGCCGACCACTGGGCCAACAACGGCGTCGAAACCCGCTATCAGGCCCTGCCCGGCCTGAACCATTTCACCGTCCTGGACCCGCTGTTCGATGCCGACAGTGCCCTGGTGCGGCGGATCGTCGATCTGGCGAAACAATAA
- the thpR gene encoding RNA 2',3'-cyclic phosphodiesterase, producing the protein MIRLFTAIDMPDDVAETLARRQSGLPGARWRGREHLHLTLAFYGEIDERRADDLVAELERAATGGPFAIELQGVGEFGDSHRSRSLWAGVAANERLGVLAGRCRSAGERAGVVMERRTYRPHVTLAYLKPQADPDRIGAWMAGHNLLHSPPIRVDRFGLYSSVVTDDGGVYTLEREYLL; encoded by the coding sequence ATGATCCGCTTATTCACCGCCATCGATATGCCGGACGACGTGGCAGAAACCCTGGCGCGCCGGCAGTCCGGCCTGCCCGGCGCACGCTGGCGGGGACGCGAGCACCTGCATCTGACCCTGGCCTTCTACGGCGAGATCGACGAACGGCGGGCGGACGATCTGGTGGCCGAGCTGGAGCGGGCGGCGACGGGCGGACCGTTCGCGATCGAGCTGCAAGGGGTCGGCGAATTCGGCGACTCGCACCGCAGCCGCTCTCTTTGGGCCGGGGTTGCAGCAAACGAGCGGCTGGGTGTGCTGGCGGGTCGCTGCCGGTCGGCAGGGGAACGGGCGGGGGTGGTGATGGAGCGGCGCACCTATCGGCCCCATGTCACCCTGGCCTATCTCAAGCCCCAGGCAGACCCGGATCGGATCGGGGCCTGGATGGCCGGGCACAATCTGCTGCATTCGCCGCCGATCCGTGTCGATCGGTTCGGCCTGTATTCCAGCGTCGTGACCGACGACGGCGGCGTCTATACCCTGGAACGGGAGTATCTGCTGTGA
- a CDS encoding ActR/PrrA/RegA family redox response regulator transcription factor yields MPDTEARIAALTDRSLLLLDDDNALRTRLGRALEARGFQVTLAASIAEALEALKTVVPAFAVLDMRLEDGNGLKIVEAVRERREDARIVMLTGYGAIATAVAAVKAGAVDYLQKPADADDVVKALLMTGEAPEPPDNPMSADRVRWEHIQRVYELCDHNVSETARRLGMHRRTLQRILAKRAPR; encoded by the coding sequence ATGCCCGACACCGAAGCCCGAATTGCTGCGCTTACCGACCGGTCGCTGCTGCTGCTGGACGACGACAATGCCCTGCGCACCCGTCTGGGCCGCGCGCTGGAAGCGCGGGGGTTCCAGGTCACCCTGGCGGCCTCCATCGCCGAGGCGCTGGAAGCCCTGAAGACGGTCGTGCCCGCCTTTGCCGTGCTGGACATGCGGCTGGAGGACGGCAACGGCCTGAAGATTGTCGAGGCCGTGCGCGAGCGGCGCGAGGACGCCCGTATCGTGATGCTGACCGGATATGGCGCGATCGCCACGGCGGTGGCGGCGGTCAAGGCCGGGGCCGTGGACTATCTGCAGAAACCCGCCGACGCCGACGACGTGGTCAAGGCCCTGCTGATGACCGGCGAGGCCCCCGAGCCGCCGGACAACCCGATGAGCGCCGACCGGGTGCGCTGGGAACATATCCAGCGCGTCTATGAGCTGTGCGACCACAATGTCTCGGAAACCGCTCGCCGCCTGGGCATGCACCGCCGCACCTTGCAACGCATCCTGGCCAAACGCGCCCCGCGCTAG
- a CDS encoding lipocalin family protein gives MTPIRMSAVATAFGLALVAGPAAAQATNVNLGQFDGRWFEVVRSHNDVQKDCSRAQIDFNPTNRADRYGIVVTCTRRADGVVETLRANARVTDTTTNAKFRFSLTGLLSFGGLAGQNYWVWDHAPDYSWAIMGLPNKSDWWIWHRSQSPSEATRTQLIGRARALGFNTGNVVHTGR, from the coding sequence ATGACCCCGATCCGCATGAGCGCCGTCGCCACCGCCTTCGGCCTGGCCCTGGTGGCCGGGCCTGCCGCCGCCCAGGCGACCAATGTGAATCTTGGCCAGTTCGACGGCCGCTGGTTCGAGGTGGTCCGCAGCCACAACGACGTGCAGAAGGACTGCAGCCGGGCCCAGATTGACTTCAACCCCACCAACCGGGCCGACCGCTACGGCATCGTGGTGACCTGCACCCGCCGCGCCGACGGCGTGGTCGAGACCCTGCGGGCCAATGCCCGGGTCACCGACACGACCACCAATGCCAAATTTCGTTTCAGCCTGACCGGTCTGCTCAGCTTCGGCGGCCTGGCGGGCCAGAACTACTGGGTCTGGGACCATGCGCCGGACTACAGCTGGGCCATCATGGGCCTGCCGAACAAGTCGGACTGGTGGATCTGGCACCGCAGCCAGAGCCCGTCCGAAGCCACCCGCACCCAACTGATCGGCCGCGCCCGCGCCCTGGGCTTCAACACCGGCAATGTGGTGCACACGGGCCGGTGA
- a CDS encoding Bax inhibitor-1/YccA family protein translates to MSDFNNGYARPMPTRADMAVDAGLRAFMLGVYNKLALGLAVAGVLAYVTGNVPAVTELFFTRTVDGRVGLTVLGMVVQFSPLVLLFGSMFFMKNPSARGVNLLYWAVVATIGAGMGLLFLRYTDASIASTFFVTAAAFGGLSLFGYTTKRDLSPIGTFLIMAVIGLIIASVVNMFLGSGTLYLIIMGAGVLIFSGLIAYDTQRLKMTYYALGGDQTGLAVATGFGALGLFINFVNLFQFLLAFMGNRE, encoded by the coding sequence ATGAGCGACTTCAACAATGGATATGCCCGGCCGATGCCGACGCGCGCCGACATGGCCGTGGACGCGGGCCTGCGCGCCTTCATGCTGGGCGTCTACAACAAGCTGGCCCTCGGCCTCGCCGTCGCCGGCGTGCTGGCCTATGTGACCGGCAATGTCCCGGCGGTGACCGAGCTGTTCTTCACCCGCACCGTCGATGGCCGGGTCGGGCTGACCGTGCTGGGCATGGTGGTGCAGTTCTCACCCCTGGTCCTGCTGTTCGGCTCGATGTTCTTCATGAAGAACCCGTCCGCCCGCGGCGTGAACCTGCTGTACTGGGCGGTCGTCGCCACCATCGGTGCGGGCATGGGTCTGCTGTTCCTGCGCTATACCGATGCTTCGATCGCCTCGACCTTCTTCGTGACGGCGGCGGCCTTCGGCGGTCTCAGCCTGTTCGGCTATACGACCAAGCGCGACCTCAGCCCGATCGGCACCTTCCTGATCATGGCCGTGATCGGCCTGATCATCGCCTCGGTGGTCAACATGTTCCTGGGTTCGGGTACGCTGTACCTGATCATCATGGGCGCGGGCGTGCTGATCTTCTCGGGTCTGATCGCCTATGACACCCAGCGCCTGAAGATGACCTACTATGCCCTGGGCGGCGACCAGACCGGTCTGGCCGTGGCCACTGGATTTGGTGCCCTGGGCCTGTTCATCAACTTCGTGAACCTGTTCCAATTCCTGCTCGCCTTCATGGGCAACCGGGAATAA
- a CDS encoding DUF1828 domain-containing protein, with the protein MNLLKDVCGTFCDGLAMREVPMGFAIRTPFRNPDGDAVALYARRDPDFSSRYRFEDDGATMAELQEEGFSLDNEVRGAEFHRLLSEYGCHYDESEILIHTDYLSEEQMPAYFLKFMALMVRLGDLRMMSRTVVRDTFKVDLQEFVEATFQGMAVVERDASPMATLSDYVADVVVRGPDATLAIYAGTTEVKALEAFVLWQEMERQGLTGVIPMVVFENAKPATIKTRTVARLMNSNVSLGSLGGAQWDVSQKMRQQAGIRGVYQ; encoded by the coding sequence ATGAACCTCCTCAAGGACGTGTGCGGAACATTCTGCGACGGCCTTGCCATGCGCGAGGTTCCGATGGGGTTTGCAATCCGCACCCCCTTCCGCAACCCAGATGGTGACGCTGTGGCGCTATACGCGCGCCGTGATCCCGATTTCTCCAGCCGATACCGTTTTGAGGATGACGGGGCTACGATGGCCGAGCTTCAGGAGGAAGGTTTCTCGCTCGACAATGAGGTCAGGGGCGCGGAGTTTCATCGCCTGCTTAGCGAGTATGGATGCCACTACGACGAGAGCGAAATACTGATCCACACGGACTATCTGTCCGAAGAGCAGATGCCCGCTTACTTCCTCAAATTCATGGCGCTCATGGTGCGCTTGGGCGACCTGAGGATGATGTCTCGAACCGTTGTGCGGGACACCTTCAAAGTGGATCTTCAAGAGTTCGTCGAAGCGACCTTCCAAGGCATGGCGGTCGTCGAACGCGACGCATCCCCCATGGCGACCCTCAGCGACTACGTTGCTGACGTGGTGGTGCGCGGGCCCGACGCCACGCTCGCGATTTACGCAGGAACGACCGAAGTAAAGGCCCTTGAGGCGTTCGTTCTGTGGCAAGAAATGGAGCGCCAAGGGCTGACAGGCGTCATCCCTATGGTGGTCTTCGAGAACGCCAAGCCTGCCACCATCAAGACACGCACCGTGGCGAGGTTGATGAACAGCAACGTGTCGCTGGGATCGCTGGGAGGCGCGCAATGGGACGTAAGCCAGAAGATGCGTCAGCAAGCGGGCATAAGGGGGGTTTACCAATGA
- a CDS encoding IS1595 family transposase, with the protein MSVLSKPYFHDEAAAFAFVEGIIWGGEASCPHCGVVGRSYALKAVRSKPSKKNPEGVIRHGLKKCGACRGQFTVRKGTIFEESHLPLHKWLQAIYLMCSSKKGVSALQLQRTLEVQYNTAWFLAHRIREAMRSGDLSPFGMDGGMVEADETYIGREPNTPVTSGGAHKMKVLSLVERSTGRSRSFVMNDVNTNQIGLIVAANMATEAHLMTDEATFYRRAGKTLAAHSRVNHSKGEYVFKLDPRVHTNTVEGFFSIFKRGMKGVYQHCSKKHLHRYLAEFDFRYSNRSALGCEDQERTMRAVLGVVGKRLTYRSTDLRAEAVA; encoded by the coding sequence GTGTCCGTTCTGTCCAAGCCCTATTTTCACGATGAAGCCGCCGCTTTCGCGTTCGTCGAAGGCATCATCTGGGGCGGCGAGGCCTCGTGCCCGCACTGCGGCGTTGTCGGTCGGTCCTATGCCCTCAAGGCGGTGCGCTCCAAGCCCTCCAAGAAGAACCCGGAAGGCGTGATCCGTCATGGCCTGAAGAAGTGCGGCGCTTGCCGTGGCCAGTTCACCGTCCGCAAGGGCACGATCTTTGAGGAAAGCCACCTGCCCCTGCATAAGTGGCTACAGGCGATCTATCTGATGTGCAGCAGCAAGAAGGGCGTTTCGGCCCTCCAGCTCCAGCGCACCCTTGAGGTCCAATACAACACCGCGTGGTTCCTGGCCCACCGCATCCGCGAAGCCATGCGCTCTGGCGACCTCTCGCCCTTCGGTATGGACGGCGGCATGGTCGAGGCTGATGAAACCTACATCGGTCGCGAGCCCAATACCCCGGTCACTTCGGGCGGCGCGCACAAGATGAAGGTTCTGAGCCTCGTCGAACGCAGCACGGGTCGTTCGCGCTCGTTCGTCATGAACGACGTCAACACCAACCAGATCGGCCTGATCGTCGCGGCCAACATGGCCACCGAAGCGCACCTGATGACCGACGAAGCGACCTTCTATCGCCGCGCTGGCAAGACGCTCGCCGCCCACTCGCGCGTCAATCACAGCAAAGGCGAGTATGTCTTCAAGCTGGACCCGCGCGTCCACACCAACACGGTCGAGGGCTTCTTCTCGATCTTCAAACGCGGCATGAAAGGCGTCTATCAGCACTGCTCCAAGAAGCACCTGCACCGCTATCTGGCAGAGTTCGATTTCCGCTATTCCAACCGTTCGGCGCTGGGCTGTGAAGATCAGGAACGCACCATGCGCGCCGTGCTGGGCGTCGTCGGCAAGCGCCTCACCTATCGGTCAACTGACTTGCGGGCCGAAGCCGTCGCCTAA
- a CDS encoding DUF2794 domain-containing protein, whose product MSLDAPADSPQGPVFFDRRELDPILRVYGRMVAAGEWRDYAMLPGKDAAEFAVFRRSGDAPAYRIEKRPALQTRQGQWSVIGEGGQILKRGRDLAQVLRVFDARRFNVVD is encoded by the coding sequence ATGAGCCTGGATGCCCCCGCCGACAGTCCGCAAGGTCCCGTCTTCTTTGACCGGCGCGAGCTGGACCCGATTCTGCGGGTCTATGGGCGGATGGTGGCGGCGGGCGAGTGGCGCGACTATGCCATGCTGCCGGGCAAGGACGCCGCCGAGTTCGCCGTCTTCCGCCGCAGCGGCGACGCCCCTGCCTATCGTATCGAGAAACGCCCGGCCCTGCAGACCCGACAGGGGCAGTGGTCGGTCATCGGCGAGGGTGGCCAGATCCTGAAGCGCGGCCGCGACCTGGCCCAGGTGCTGCGCGTGTTCGACGCCCGCCGGTTCAATGTCGTGGACTGA
- a CDS encoding GNAT family N-acetyltransferase translates to MLRPTAMEDFPRWAELMADTEASRFIGGPQNAEAAWRGFMTMAGAWSMTGVAMFSVIERDSGRWMGRIGPWQPLGWPGTEVGWGLHPDAQGQGYGLEAAKATLDYAFDVLGWTEVIHCIDPENTPSQRLAERLGSTNQGPTRLPAPFDTVRVDRWGQTRAQWQGRAR, encoded by the coding sequence ATGCTGCGCCCCACGGCGATGGAGGATTTTCCGCGCTGGGCCGAGCTGATGGCCGACACCGAGGCGTCGCGCTTCATCGGCGGGCCCCAGAATGCCGAAGCGGCCTGGCGCGGCTTCATGACCATGGCCGGGGCCTGGAGCATGACCGGCGTGGCGATGTTCTCGGTGATCGAGCGCGACAGCGGCCGGTGGATGGGCCGTATCGGGCCGTGGCAGCCGCTGGGCTGGCCAGGCACCGAGGTCGGGTGGGGCCTGCACCCCGACGCCCAGGGCCAGGGCTATGGCCTGGAAGCGGCTAAGGCGACGCTGGACTATGCCTTCGATGTCCTGGGGTGGACCGAGGTGATCCACTGCATTGATCCCGAGAACACGCCGTCACAGCGACTGGCCGAGCGGCTGGGGTCGACCAACCAGGGGCCCACCCGCCTGCCCGCCCCTTTCGACACGGTGAGAGTGGACCGCTGGGGCCAGACCCGGGCGCAATGGCAGGGCCGGGCGCGGTGA
- a CDS encoding bifunctional 4-hydroxy-2-oxoglutarate aldolase/2-dehydro-3-deoxy-phosphogluconate aldolase, with amino-acid sequence MRHDRLAVLTALQAQGVAPVFYHADPEVCLNVIRACSRGGAKAIEFTNRGDFAVDLFGDIARELQRTDPDIILGIGSVVDAGTASLYLNRGARFIVSPCLVPDVARVCNRRMTAYFPGCGSVTEIGQAQELGCEIVKLFPGASVGGPDFVKAVLGPMPWTKIMPTGGVDPDEASIAKWFGAGIVAAGMGSKLITDAAVKSGDWSGIEAQVRATVQAIQAFRAA; translated from the coding sequence ATGCGCCACGACCGCCTCGCCGTTCTCACTGCCCTTCAGGCCCAGGGCGTGGCCCCCGTCTTTTATCATGCCGATCCAGAGGTCTGCCTGAACGTCATCCGGGCCTGTTCGCGCGGCGGTGCCAAGGCGATCGAGTTCACCAACCGGGGCGACTTCGCCGTCGACCTGTTCGGCGACATTGCGCGCGAGCTGCAGCGCACCGACCCCGACATCATCCTGGGCATCGGCTCGGTCGTCGATGCGGGCACGGCCAGCCTGTATCTGAACCGGGGGGCGCGCTTCATCGTCAGCCCGTGCCTGGTCCCCGACGTGGCCCGCGTCTGCAACCGCCGCATGACCGCCTATTTCCCCGGCTGCGGCTCCGTCACAGAGATCGGTCAGGCCCAGGAGCTGGGCTGCGAGATCGTCAAACTGTTCCCGGGGGCCAGCGTCGGCGGGCCGGACTTCGTAAAGGCGGTGCTGGGCCCCATGCCCTGGACCAAGATCATGCCCACCGGCGGCGTCGATCCGGACGAGGCCTCCATCGCCAAATGGTTCGGTGCCGGCATCGTGGCCGCGGGCATGGGGTCGAAGCTGATCACCGACGCCGCCGTCAAATCCGGCGACTGGTCCGGTATCGAGGCCCAGGTGCGGGCGACGGTTCAGGCCATCCAGGCCTTCCGCGCCGCCTGA
- a CDS encoding SRPBCC domain-containing protein, translated as MTHATPSMTGDRPAARFATLTFQRDIQAPPSVVWQAWSDPVARAVWAAPTPEVTVEFLEADTRVGGREISLCKVEGQPTIRCENGWLVLQSPELSVSSEVISCEDRIQSAALVTAEIRPSDAGSRLEVTVQLSSLSEDMEGGYRQGFGAGLDNLVGTAERTMILQRRIEAPVAAVWGAWVNPETLPQWWGPDGFTCRTDRIDLRSGGEWVFDMIGPDGTVFPNHHLYREITPRQRLSYALLWGENGPKHADAWARFEEVDGATLVTLGMVFNTGAEFQDAKGFGAIELGHQTLAKLEAFIARP; from the coding sequence ATGACCCATGCGACACCGTCAATGACGGGCGACAGGCCGGCCGCGCGGTTCGCCACCCTGACCTTCCAGCGCGACATCCAGGCCCCGCCGTCCGTGGTCTGGCAGGCCTGGTCCGACCCGGTCGCGAGAGCGGTCTGGGCCGCGCCGACACCGGAGGTCACCGTGGAATTCCTCGAAGCGGACACCCGCGTCGGGGGGCGTGAAATCTCGCTCTGCAAGGTCGAGGGGCAGCCGACGATCCGCTGCGAGAATGGCTGGCTGGTGCTGCAATCCCCGGAGCTCAGCGTGAGTTCCGAAGTCATCTCCTGCGAAGATCGCATCCAGTCCGCAGCCTTGGTCACCGCCGAAATCCGGCCCAGCGACGCGGGCAGCCGCCTCGAGGTGACGGTGCAACTCTCGTCCTTGTCGGAAGACATGGAGGGCGGTTATCGCCAGGGCTTTGGAGCGGGTCTGGACAATCTGGTCGGCACGGCCGAGCGGACCATGATCCTGCAACGCCGGATCGAGGCCCCCGTGGCGGCCGTGTGGGGAGCCTGGGTCAATCCCGAGACTCTGCCGCAGTGGTGGGGCCCCGACGGGTTCACCTGTCGCACCGACAGGATCGACCTGCGCTCAGGCGGCGAATGGGTATTCGACATGATCGGCCCTGACGGCACGGTCTTTCCGAACCACCACCTGTATCGCGAGATCACGCCCCGGCAGCGGCTCAGCTATGCCCTGCTCTGGGGCGAGAACGGACCCAAGCACGCCGACGCCTGGGCCCGGTTCGAAGAGGTCGATGGGGCGACCCTGGTCACCCTGGGGATGGTGTTCAACACTGGGGCGGAGTTCCAGGACGCCAAAGGCTTCGGCGCGATCGAGCTGGGCCACCAGACCCTGGCCAAGCTGGAGGCGTTCATCGCGAGACCATGA
- the mmcB gene encoding DNA repair putative endonuclease MmcB, producing the protein MAAAVHLELVFSRPETTQAVTRGAARLLLDMGYAPLMEVCLPNGRRADVMALGPRGDIVICEVKSGLDDYRVDRKWGEYGPFCDAFYFAVAPEFPVDVLPDQPGLIVADGFGGAVVREAPVEALSPARRKALTIAFGRLGAMRSMRL; encoded by the coding sequence ATGGCTGCTGCCGTCCATCTGGAACTTGTCTTTTCCCGGCCCGAAACCACCCAGGCGGTGACGCGGGGGGCGGCGCGGCTGTTGCTGGACATGGGCTATGCGCCGCTGATGGAGGTCTGCCTGCCCAATGGGCGCAGGGCCGACGTCATGGCCCTGGGTCCGCGCGGCGACATCGTCATCTGCGAGGTGAAGTCGGGGCTGGACGATTATCGCGTCGACCGGAAATGGGGCGAATACGGCCCCTTCTGCGATGCCTTCTATTTCGCGGTCGCGCCGGAGTTTCCGGTCGACGTCCTGCCGGACCAGCCCGGCCTGATCGTCGCCGACGGGTTCGGCGGGGCGGTTGTGCGCGAAGCCCCGGTTGAGGCCCTGTCCCCCGCCCGCCGCAAGGCGCTGACCATCGCCTTCGGCCGTCTGGGGGCCATGCGGTCGATGCGGCTTTAG
- a CDS encoding SseB family protein, translating to MTTASPNPLEQALAQALADPTKQSAFELALMGAELYVVPSDGVPPEGQTLGIERPFSLKGIRLSDGREATALFTSLERVKVVFGDEQPMAMRGLHALQIMAEGTLALNPGAPGGLILGPRDIAAILKGIGDARPGTRTPAGLDLSVPEREPKVLIDRLKPRLAGPGVEAVWIARTTARDTGAKGLLIDVRSTLPFVEVRTRVEQAAAGLNTEGEALELSVSLPGGEAGVGLKVL from the coding sequence ATGACGACCGCCAGCCCCAACCCCCTGGAACAGGCCCTGGCTCAGGCGCTGGCCGATCCGACGAAACAGTCGGCGTTCGAACTGGCACTGATGGGGGCCGAACTCTATGTCGTGCCCAGCGACGGCGTGCCTCCCGAGGGCCAGACCCTGGGCATCGAGCGGCCGTTCAGCCTGAAGGGCATCCGGCTGTCGGATGGCCGCGAGGCGACGGCGCTGTTCACCTCGCTGGAGCGGGTCAAGGTGGTGTTCGGCGACGAGCAGCCCATGGCCATGCGCGGCCTGCATGCCCTGCAGATCATGGCCGAGGGGACGCTGGCGCTGAACCCCGGCGCACCGGGTGGGCTGATCCTGGGGCCCCGCGATATCGCTGCCATCCTGAAGGGGATTGGCGATGCGCGGCCGGGCACGCGCACGCCGGCCGGATTGGACCTGAGCGTCCCAGAGCGTGAGCCCAAGGTGCTGATCGACCGGCTGAAACCGCGTCTGGCCGGACCGGGGGTCGAGGCTGTGTGGATCGCCCGCACCACCGCGCGGGACACCGGGGCCAAGGGTCTGCTCATCGACGTCCGCAGCACCCTGCCTTTCGTCGAGGTGCGCACGCGCGTGGAACAGGCGGCCGCCGGACTGAACACCGAGGGCGAGGCTCTGGAACTGTCCGTCAGCCTGCCGGGCGGCGAAGCCGGGGTGGGGCTGAAGGTCCTGTAA
- a CDS encoding ArsR/SmtB family transcription factor — MTKHYPDLSLLFHALADPTRRATLGRLAETPMPITALAEPTGLSLPTVMRHISVLEEAGLITSSKDGRIRTCTLVPGALAPARHWMDDHRTLWEARLDRLDAFVMNTLKEEDR; from the coding sequence ATGACTAAGCATTACCCCGATCTGTCGCTCCTGTTCCATGCCCTGGCGGACCCCACCCGACGCGCCACGCTCGGGCGGCTGGCGGAAACGCCAATGCCGATCACAGCACTGGCAGAGCCGACGGGCCTCAGCCTGCCCACGGTCATGCGCCACATATCGGTGCTGGAAGAAGCGGGGCTGATCACCTCTTCGAAAGACGGACGCATCCGCACCTGCACGCTGGTTCCCGGTGCCTTGGCCCCTGCCCGGCACTGGATGGACGACCATCGCACGCTCTGGGAGGCCCGCCTCGACCGGCTGGACGCCTTTGTCATGAACACCCTGAAGGAAGAAGACCGATGA